A single genomic interval of Eurosta solidaginis isolate ZX-2024a chromosome 3, ASM4086904v1, whole genome shotgun sequence harbors:
- the LOC137243158 gene encoding lysosomal-associated transmembrane protein 4A gives MLRIRIKMGPQQRNKEWTCCFGVLHVHTATIMIGLWHLFLNILALSLLAVIWRNPHMMEELESGYDYTVDLNAPALPTPLSKVDPPYPYRDHTLSYRKQYHNFDMGGLVCTCMIAITLMMIYGTLKGKPSHLLPFFCLQLFDFAITTLTAAGYICYLQAIHRLIAESHRLPWREKLLEMSQEELMIIVLVVFICIVFLKAYTIGIVWRCYKYLTLRQQNLRSLLPCVLPELGGGGLLGQERAYTTLLPNYDEAIAQYMKQAPPPSYQVAMSNYQRVNAEVDNANNSNVILPGAAVVSVDDAMDNNNDVPNNNNTMHVNANTPPMRRNELNVESGQGGAEPATTIEIQSAGVTVSSGTSDAANTPAAEVDVVERANGELTSPPPNINANGRISVANGADQQTHQHKADNRNESHA, from the exons TTTCTAAATATATTAGCACTCAGTCTACTCGCTGTAATATGGCGCAATCCGCACATGATGGAAGAGCTCGAAAGTGGCTACGATTACACCGTAGACTTGAATGCACCCGCTTTGCCCACACCGCTCAGCAAGGTCGATCCACCTTACCCATATCGTGATCATACGCTCAGTTATCGTAAACAATATC ATAACTTTGATATGGGCGGTTTAGTTTGCACTTGCATGATAGCAATTACATTAATGATGATTTATGGCACATTAAAGGGAAAACCCTCACATTTATTGCCATTTTTCTGCCTACAGCTATTTGATTTTGCTATTACTAC tcTCACTGCTGCTGGCTACATTTGTTATCTACAGGCTATACATCGCCTAATTGCCGAATCGCATCGTCTACCTTGGCGTGAGAAATTACTCGAAATGTCACAAGAGGAATTAATGATTATCGTTTTGGTTGTTTTTATATGCATTGTATTTTTGAAAGCCTACACAATTGGCATTGTTTGGCGTTGTTATAAATATCTCACATTACGCCAGCAGAACTTACGCTCTCTACTACCATGTGTATTACCTGAATTGGGTGGTGGCGGCTTGTTGGGTCAGGAACGCGCCTACACAACCCTCTTGCCAAATTATGATGAAGCTATTGCACAATATATGAAACAAGCACCACCACCATCCTATCAAGTCGCTATGTCCAATTATCAGCGTGTCAATGCAGAAGTGGATAATGCTAATAACAGTAATGTGATACTTCCAGGTGCTGCAGTTGTAAGCGTTGATGATGCAATGGATAATAATAATGATGtaccaaataataataatacaatgcATGTCAACGCAAATACTCCGCCAATGAGACGTAATGAATTGAATGTTGAAAGTGGTCAGGGTGGTGCAGAACCTGCTACAACTATTGAAATACAAAGTGCTGGCGTAACTGTGTCTAGTGGTACGTCGGATGCTGCTAATACTCCAGCTGCTGAGGTAGACGTTGTTGAGCGCGCAAATGGCGAGTTGACGTCACCACCGCCTAACATCAATGCAAACGGTAGGATTTCGGTTGCTAACGGCGCAGACCAACAAACGCATCAGCATAAGGCAGATAATAGGAATGAGAGTCATGCCTAA